A DNA window from Chryseobacterium sp. MEBOG06 contains the following coding sequences:
- a CDS encoding type VI secretion system Vgr family protein codes for MKNTSNSEKVSENHISGINRVVKLEIVVEGKAVNHFKHFRLQQSARKHHDFELVLAHDSLGEVQNHNLEQAQKFLGKRITIVFKYKDYENESPERTFVGLITKVAFSQEKMSLGNIILKGQSPTILMDAAPHTQSFGGNQQVNTNIIANRIIRETLGTSKFDFRVDTQNKSYISYSAQYNETHYNYLTRIAEAYGEQFYYDGEILHFGKLPASEKPIQLVYGSNVTDVLVELKAVHTKPEYFGYNSSNHTKMTGADDRIQHLGELSSKAYELNDTIFTTRSLTPTPVNANMFLDVDDSQKSARGSKAVEVFTVTGQTTVPFLYIGCVADLAMRKADSSETSHFTTLMITEVTHEVNARGYYTGSFEAIAEGTGFMPKPDFEMPKAEPQVATVISNVDPLNQGRVQVRFDWQLNDTTHFIRMMSPDAGGTEAITQNRGFVAVPEIGDQVMVGFEYHNPDFPFAMGGMFHGQVGLGGGVDNHLKSIQTRSGIKVLMNDAEKSVTIKDPSGNTYFMDGQGNIHVTAPKNMTFTAGEDMQISVGRNMTTKIGKDSMMHIGNDHTESITKRYTQTSENKTVTVKQDQTESTGNTFKSISGEADIQTSKGDLKLRGTSLAVFQGGKDVKVSKG; via the coding sequence ATGAAAAACACCTCAAATTCTGAGAAAGTTTCAGAAAACCACATTTCGGGTATCAACCGTGTGGTCAAGCTGGAAATAGTGGTTGAGGGCAAGGCTGTCAATCATTTTAAACACTTTCGTTTACAACAGAGTGCCAGAAAGCACCATGATTTCGAACTGGTATTGGCTCATGATTCTCTAGGCGAAGTACAAAACCACAACCTTGAGCAGGCCCAAAAGTTTTTAGGAAAGAGAATCACCATTGTTTTTAAATATAAAGATTACGAAAATGAAAGCCCCGAAAGAACATTTGTGGGCCTCATCACCAAAGTAGCCTTCAGCCAGGAAAAAATGAGCCTGGGAAATATTATCTTAAAAGGACAAAGCCCCACGATTCTGATGGATGCTGCCCCGCATACCCAGAGTTTCGGAGGAAACCAGCAGGTGAATACCAATATAATTGCCAACCGCATTATCCGGGAGACATTAGGAACAAGTAAATTTGATTTCAGAGTAGATACCCAAAACAAAAGCTACATCAGCTACAGCGCGCAATATAATGAAACCCATTACAATTATCTGACAAGGATTGCAGAAGCCTACGGAGAACAGTTTTATTATGATGGTGAAATCCTGCATTTCGGAAAACTTCCCGCTTCAGAAAAGCCTATCCAATTGGTGTATGGAAGCAATGTAACGGATGTACTTGTAGAGCTAAAAGCAGTTCATACCAAGCCGGAATATTTTGGCTACAACAGCAGCAACCATACTAAAATGACGGGAGCTGATGACCGTATACAGCATTTAGGAGAACTGTCTTCCAAAGCTTATGAACTGAATGATACTATTTTCACCACCAGATCATTAACTCCTACTCCTGTAAATGCCAATATGTTCTTGGATGTGGATGATTCCCAAAAAAGCGCAAGAGGAAGCAAAGCAGTAGAAGTTTTTACGGTGACAGGGCAAACAACTGTTCCGTTCCTCTATATTGGCTGTGTGGCAGATTTAGCGATGAGAAAGGCTGACAGCAGCGAAACCTCTCATTTTACAACCCTTATGATTACCGAGGTCACCCATGAAGTGAATGCAAGAGGATATTATACCGGAAGCTTTGAAGCCATAGCTGAAGGAACCGGATTTATGCCAAAACCCGATTTTGAAATGCCCAAAGCAGAACCACAGGTGGCTACCGTGATTTCCAATGTAGATCCGTTGAATCAGGGAAGAGTACAGGTTCGGTTTGACTGGCAGTTAAATGATACCACCCACTTTATCAGAATGATGAGCCCCGATGCAGGGGGAACAGAGGCCATCACCCAAAACAGAGGCTTTGTAGCTGTTCCAGAGATTGGCGATCAGGTAATGGTAGGATTTGAATACCACAATCCCGATTTTCCATTCGCCATGGGAGGAATGTTTCATGGGCAGGTAGGCCTGGGCGGAGGTGTGGACAATCATTTGAAATCTATACAGACCAGAAGCGGCATTAAGGTTTTAATGAATGATGCCGAAAAAAGTGTCACCATTAAAGACCCAAGCGGAAATACCTATTTTATGGATGGCCAGGGAAATATTCATGTTACCGCACCCAAGAATATGACCTTTACCGCTGGTGAAGATATGCAGATTTCTGTGGGTAGAAATATGACGACCAAGATTGGAAAAGACAGTATGATGCATATCGGAAATGACCATACCGAATCTATCACAAAAAGATACACTCAGACTTCTGAAAATAAAACAGTTACCGTAAAACAGGATCAAACCGAAAGTACAGGAAATACCTTTAAAAGCATTTCCGGAGAAGCAGATATACAAACTTCTAAAGGCGATCTGAAACTGAGAGGAACATCATTGGCTGTCTTCCAGGGAGGAAAAGACGTTAAAGTAAGTAAAGGCTAA
- a CDS encoding PAAR-like protein → MEDQKTSAHDQKLSEKRAEQQKKSTEDSPSEKREMVMHGAKLSCPYAQAPGDLKVTSNEIYLQDQPFATIGDGNNMVNLQFKGTCGHPKWPARNMSPPPCMSVIKLSPWENPGTSTIQEQKVLVKESHITCDPEFNSASPSPIPKADSIKSEIQNTDGPKIIDAYFVKWVSEKGTDAKKKNTTKVTAEKISERGLSYQVAVVVETEGLAGKKVKVKIKSGKNKVLSDVNTEVSLIDLKEVEKITDASKYAGIKAKNEFEVEVDNLANDTTIENASQFKNKAVLKLMLNQRADDLSFNLAKLIAASADKEASVYIEVTSDDPKIQYLGKEGSGGLKNTFLNDGGNYFKIKYLEQPWIVKAREEQELGISESTHCSKIIDEYHAVNRQNKPKACADTGNSSWCASFVGWCLKNSGYSAQLDPGAYSYGEEKTRYRQGFKKNPTDKKGLEKEEFDDPVWGKLIAGNQPYLGSICVLSNKHHVSMAVGKSSDGKTIYYLGGNQGNKVCVGAFANRSSAMYPIEYTKKTEDEELPIYYTKNEKLSY, encoded by the coding sequence ATGGAAGATCAGAAGACTTCAGCACATGATCAAAAGCTTTCTGAAAAAAGAGCAGAACAACAGAAGAAATCCACCGAAGATTCTCCTTCAGAAAAGAGAGAAATGGTCATGCATGGAGCGAAGTTGAGCTGTCCTTATGCCCAGGCCCCCGGAGACCTGAAAGTAACGTCTAACGAAATCTACCTTCAGGATCAGCCATTTGCGACCATTGGTGATGGGAATAATATGGTTAACCTTCAGTTTAAAGGAACCTGTGGGCACCCGAAATGGCCTGCGAGAAACATGTCTCCCCCACCCTGCATGAGTGTGATCAAACTAAGTCCATGGGAAAATCCGGGTACCTCTACCATTCAGGAGCAAAAGGTTTTGGTAAAAGAATCTCATATCACCTGTGATCCTGAATTTAATTCGGCTTCTCCTTCTCCAATTCCGAAAGCTGATAGTATAAAAAGTGAAATTCAGAATACCGATGGCCCTAAAATTATTGATGCTTATTTTGTGAAATGGGTATCCGAAAAAGGCACTGACGCTAAAAAGAAAAATACCACAAAAGTAACAGCAGAAAAGATATCTGAACGAGGATTAAGTTATCAGGTTGCTGTGGTTGTAGAGACCGAAGGACTAGCAGGAAAGAAAGTAAAAGTTAAGATTAAAAGTGGTAAAAATAAGGTCTTAAGTGACGTAAATACTGAGGTAAGTCTTATCGATTTAAAAGAGGTAGAAAAAATTACCGATGCTTCAAAATATGCTGGAATAAAGGCAAAAAATGAATTTGAGGTAGAAGTTGATAATCTGGCTAATGATACCACCATAGAAAATGCAAGCCAATTCAAAAATAAAGCAGTACTCAAGCTAATGCTGAATCAGCGTGCTGATGATTTATCATTTAACCTGGCCAAGCTCATCGCTGCAAGTGCAGACAAAGAAGCATCCGTATATATTGAAGTTACTTCTGATGATCCCAAAATTCAATATCTTGGTAAAGAAGGAAGCGGGGGCTTAAAAAACACCTTCTTAAATGATGGTGGCAACTATTTTAAAATAAAATATCTTGAACAGCCATGGATTGTTAAAGCCCGTGAAGAACAGGAGCTTGGTATTTCAGAATCCACCCATTGTTCCAAGATTATAGATGAATATCATGCCGTTAACCGGCAGAATAAACCCAAAGCCTGTGCGGATACCGGTAATAGTTCCTGGTGTGCTTCATTTGTGGGCTGGTGTTTAAAAAATAGCGGCTATTCGGCCCAATTAGATCCGGGTGCCTATTCATATGGTGAAGAAAAAACCAGATACAGACAAGGATTTAAGAAAAATCCTACCGATAAAAAAGGACTGGAAAAAGAAGAATTTGATGATCCGGTATGGGGAAAACTGATAGCGGGCAATCAGCCTTACTTAGGTTCCATATGTGTTTTATCCAATAAACATCACGTAAGCATGGCTGTTGGAAAAAGCAGTGATGGTAAAACCATCTATTACCTGGGCGGAAATCAGGGAAACAAGGTTTGTGTAGGAGCTTTTGCCAATAGAAGCTCTGCCATGTATCCTATAGAATATACAAAAAAAACGGAAGATGAGGAATTACCTATTTATTATACAAAAAATGAAAAGCTTAGTTACTAG